In the genome of Bradyrhizobium sp. CIAT3101, one region contains:
- a CDS encoding HlyD family secretion protein, whose amino-acid sequence MATSRDQAARVLRQEAVETTTPNGEAATGTSAVLAEQLRSHVAEETKRRTSEAPEKPVTDQPAPTSAPAAAAPKSGKRKFVMMGIGLVLALAAASYAGYYTLVGRFFVSTDDAYVRANNTMLGARVAGHISSILAGDNTLVHAGDTVLRIDDGDYKIAVDAAATRIATQQATIDRIGRQIAALDSQVAQAKAQLVSAEAGLKRADLDYERQQALSNKGFASRATFETSEAGRDQGAAAVKAAQAAYDVAVSNVDVAKAQQAEAQAQLAELKTTLAKAERDLAFTAVRAPVDGIFSNRLVNAGDFVAVGQRLGNVVPLDDVYIDANFKETQLKRIRPGQPVTIKVDAYGMRKFSGVVDSIAAGSGSVFTLLPPDNATGNFTKIVQRVPVRIRVPKAVARQNLLRAGMSVYATVDTNKGAADADSEIDLDDPTMIHPQ is encoded by the coding sequence ATGGCCACATCGAGAGACCAGGCTGCGCGCGTCCTTCGCCAGGAAGCGGTGGAGACGACGACGCCGAACGGTGAAGCTGCGACCGGAACATCCGCAGTCCTCGCCGAGCAGTTGCGCTCTCATGTGGCCGAAGAAACCAAGCGCCGCACCAGCGAGGCGCCGGAGAAGCCCGTGACCGACCAGCCGGCTCCGACATCCGCGCCCGCCGCTGCCGCGCCAAAATCCGGCAAGCGCAAATTCGTCATGATGGGCATCGGCCTCGTGCTGGCGCTCGCGGCGGCAAGCTATGCCGGCTACTACACGCTGGTCGGCCGCTTCTTCGTCTCCACCGACGACGCCTATGTCCGTGCCAACAACACCATGCTGGGCGCGCGCGTGGCCGGCCATATCTCCTCGATCCTGGCTGGTGACAACACGCTGGTGCATGCCGGCGACACCGTGCTGCGCATCGACGACGGCGACTACAAGATCGCCGTCGACGCGGCTGCGACCCGGATCGCGACCCAGCAGGCCACCATCGACCGCATCGGCCGCCAGATCGCGGCGCTCGACAGCCAGGTCGCACAGGCCAAGGCGCAGCTCGTCTCCGCCGAGGCCGGCCTCAAGCGCGCCGATCTCGACTATGAGCGCCAGCAGGCGCTGAGCAACAAGGGCTTTGCCTCGCGCGCGACCTTCGAAACCTCGGAAGCCGGTCGCGACCAGGGCGCCGCCGCGGTCAAGGCCGCACAGGCCGCCTACGACGTCGCGGTGAGCAATGTCGACGTCGCCAAGGCGCAGCAGGCCGAAGCCCAGGCGCAGCTTGCCGAGCTCAAGACCACGCTCGCCAAGGCCGAGCGCGATCTCGCCTTCACGGCGGTGCGCGCGCCGGTCGACGGCATCTTCTCCAACCGTCTCGTCAACGCCGGCGACTTCGTCGCCGTCGGTCAGCGCCTCGGCAATGTCGTGCCGCTCGACGACGTCTATATCGACGCCAACTTCAAGGAAACGCAGCTCAAGCGCATCCGTCCCGGCCAGCCCGTGACGATCAAGGTCGATGCCTACGGCATGCGCAAGTTCTCCGGCGTCGTCGACAGCATCGCGGCGGGCTCCGGCTCGGTGTTCACGCTGCTGCCGCCGGACAACGCCACCGGCAACTTCACCAAAATCGTGCAGCGCGTGCCGGTCCGCATCCGCGTGCCGAAGGCGGTTGCCAGGCAGAACCTGCTCCGCGCCGGCATGTCGGTCTATGCGACGGTCGACACCAACAAGGGCGCCGCCGACGCCGACAGCGAGATCGATCTCGACGATCCCACCATGATCCATCCGCAGTAA
- a CDS encoding TetR/AcrR family transcriptional regulator — protein MVVASPEPLRVLQEEDSSKRRQILAGARKVFMDLGFDGASMGEIARAAGVSKGTLYVYFADKSALFEAILEEEALFHGQVVFNFDPARDAETTLKDFGQAYLHLLCRPGGGSAIRTVMAIAERMPDVGRRYYGCVLEKTISRLSDYLKAHVAPGDLAIDDCDLAASQFMELCKASLFLPFVFQAAPPPTEQRMTEVIDSATRMFLAAYKAK, from the coding sequence ATGGTTGTAGCCAGCCCTGAACCTCTGCGCGTCCTCCAGGAGGAGGACAGCTCCAAGCGCCGCCAGATCCTGGCCGGCGCCCGTAAGGTGTTCATGGATCTGGGTTTTGACGGCGCCAGCATGGGCGAGATCGCGCGCGCGGCCGGCGTCTCCAAGGGCACGCTCTATGTTTACTTCGCCGACAAAAGCGCGCTGTTCGAAGCCATCCTCGAGGAGGAGGCGCTGTTTCATGGCCAGGTCGTGTTCAACTTCGACCCCGCGCGCGATGCCGAGACCACGCTGAAGGATTTCGGCCAAGCCTATCTGCATCTGCTCTGCCGGCCCGGCGGCGGATCGGCGATCCGCACCGTGATGGCGATTGCCGAGCGCATGCCCGACGTCGGCCGCCGCTATTATGGTTGCGTGCTGGAAAAGACCATCAGCCGGCTGTCCGACTATCTCAAAGCCCATGTCGCCCCCGGTGATCTCGCGATCGACGATTGCGACCTGGCCGCCTCGCAGTTCATGGAACTGTGCAAGGCTTCACTTTTCCTGCCCTTCGTGTTCCAGGCCGCGCCGCCGCCGACAGAACAGCGCATGACGGAAGTGATCGACAGCGCGACGCGGATGTTCCTCGCCGCGTACAAGGCGAAGTAA
- a CDS encoding DHA2 family efflux MFS transporter permease subunit, which yields MANATTASPAMMASADSERIAPKRLIAFIIMVFGMFMSILDIQIVSASLSEIQAGLSASSSEVSWVQTAYLIAEVIAIPLSGFLSRAFGTRLLFAISAAGFTISSLLCGFATTIEEMILWRALQGFLGAGMIPTVFASAYTVFPRTKFHIVGPIIGLVATLAPTIGPTVGGYITDLMSWNWLFFINVVPGIGITLGVLALVDFDEPHFELLDRFDWWGLIFMAGFLGTLEYVLEEGPQYEWLQDTSVAICAWICAVSAIAFFVRVFTAAEPIVNLRAFSNRNFAVGSTLQFCIGIGLYGLTYIYPRYLAEVRGYSALMIGETMFVSGITMFLVAPLVGRLMASLDMRYMIAFGLIVFAIGSYQMTWITRDFDFYELLIPQILRGVGMMFAMVPTNNIALGTLPPDKVKNASGLFNLMRNLGGAVGLAVINTVLNDRADLHITRLQERVTWGNATATETLTLLQQKFQGLGDSTLMAMKQLSQIVHRQAVVMSFGDAFFILTLFYLSLSLLVTLLNKPVSPFGAGGDAH from the coding sequence ATGGCGAACGCCACGACTGCTTCACCTGCCATGATGGCATCAGCCGATTCGGAGCGTATCGCGCCGAAGCGGCTGATCGCCTTCATCATCATGGTGTTCGGGATGTTCATGTCGATCCTGGACATCCAGATCGTGTCGGCATCCCTCAGCGAAATCCAGGCCGGCTTGTCGGCGAGCTCGAGCGAGGTCTCCTGGGTCCAGACCGCCTATCTGATCGCCGAAGTGATCGCGATCCCGTTGTCGGGATTCCTGTCGCGCGCCTTCGGCACGCGGCTCCTGTTCGCGATCTCCGCGGCCGGCTTCACGATTTCGAGCCTGCTCTGCGGCTTCGCCACGACCATCGAGGAGATGATCCTCTGGCGCGCGCTCCAGGGCTTTCTCGGCGCCGGCATGATCCCGACGGTGTTCGCCTCGGCCTACACCGTGTTCCCGCGCACGAAATTCCACATCGTCGGTCCCATCATCGGGCTTGTGGCGACGCTGGCTCCCACGATCGGCCCGACGGTCGGCGGCTACATCACCGATCTGATGTCGTGGAACTGGCTGTTCTTCATCAACGTCGTTCCCGGCATCGGCATCACCCTTGGGGTACTCGCGCTGGTCGATTTCGACGAGCCGCATTTCGAGCTGCTCGACCGCTTCGACTGGTGGGGACTGATCTTCATGGCCGGCTTCCTCGGCACGCTGGAATATGTACTGGAGGAAGGTCCGCAATATGAATGGCTGCAGGACACCTCGGTGGCGATCTGCGCCTGGATCTGCGCCGTGTCGGCCATCGCCTTCTTCGTGCGCGTCTTCACGGCGGCCGAGCCGATCGTCAATCTGCGTGCCTTCTCCAACCGCAATTTCGCAGTCGGCTCCACGCTGCAATTCTGCATCGGCATCGGCCTCTACGGCCTGACCTACATCTATCCGCGCTATCTCGCCGAGGTGCGCGGCTACAGCGCGCTGATGATCGGCGAGACCATGTTCGTCTCGGGCATCACCATGTTCCTGGTCGCCCCGCTGGTCGGCCGGCTGATGGCGAGCCTCGACATGCGCTACATGATCGCGTTCGGCTTGATCGTGTTCGCGATCGGCTCCTACCAGATGACCTGGATCACGCGCGACTTCGATTTCTACGAGCTCCTGATCCCGCAGATCCTACGCGGCGTCGGCATGATGTTCGCGATGGTGCCGACCAACAACATCGCGCTCGGCACGCTGCCACCCGACAAGGTGAAGAACGCGAGCGGCCTGTTCAATCTGATGCGCAATCTCGGTGGTGCGGTCGGGCTCGCCGTCATCAACACCGTGCTCAACGATCGCGCCGACCTGCACATCACGCGTCTGCAGGAGCGCGTGACCTGGGGCAATGCCACCGCGACCGAGACCCTGACCCTGCTTCAGCAGAAATTCCAGGGGCTCGGAGACTCGACGCTGATGGCGATGAAGCAGCTCAGCCAGATCGTGCACCGCCAGGCCGTGGTGATGAGCTTTGGCGACGCGTTCTTCATCCTGACCTTGTTCTATCTGAGCCTCAGCCTCCTGGTCACGTTGCTGAACAAGCCGGTTTCGCCGTTCGGCGCCGGCGGCGACGCGCACTGA
- a CDS encoding LanC-like protein produces the protein MIALGRHRALVHDAWSEAAARTAIADIVADAIADFDPETFWPGHPGDDGAGDGNPSFYFGAAGVIWALDYLHRVGASPLAKDFRAVLPKLLERTTARFESSSPAGYAKHGSLLFGDMGAALLAMRLDPTPSLADLVYARAEANTELPVRELMWGMPGSMLAAVHVAEMTREPRWRGLFETQAARLLDDLEETPQGRLWTQDLYGAKDRWLGPVHGFAGNIIPLLRGWDWLAPAQQAQVAEIVPQTLAANAWSSELGANWGARSKRETPPTLCQHCHGAPGMATTLADAPFATPEFDELLHDAGRFTWAAGPLTKGSNLCHGTGGNGYAFLKLYRRTNDPVWLDRARQFAMTAIVQYRGAKIVVGRGRYSLWTGDVGLAIYLWDCITAEPRFPTIDVF, from the coding sequence ATGATTGCCCTCGGTCGCCATCGCGCGCTTGTGCACGACGCCTGGAGCGAGGCGGCCGCCCGCACCGCGATTGCGGACATCGTGGCCGATGCCATCGCCGATTTCGATCCCGAGACGTTTTGGCCCGGTCACCCCGGCGACGATGGCGCGGGAGACGGCAACCCCAGCTTCTATTTTGGTGCGGCAGGCGTCATCTGGGCGCTCGATTATTTGCATCGTGTCGGCGCCAGTCCCCTCGCGAAAGACTTTCGCGCGGTCCTGCCAAAACTCCTCGAACGGACAACCGCCAGGTTCGAGAGCAGTTCACCGGCCGGCTACGCCAAGCACGGCTCGCTGCTGTTTGGCGACATGGGGGCCGCACTTCTCGCCATGCGCCTCGATCCCACACCAAGCCTCGCCGATCTCGTCTATGCGCGCGCGGAAGCCAATACCGAACTCCCGGTCCGTGAGCTGATGTGGGGCATGCCCGGATCCATGCTGGCTGCGGTCCACGTGGCCGAGATGACACGGGAGCCGCGATGGCGCGGCCTGTTCGAAACGCAAGCGGCCCGGCTGCTGGATGATCTGGAGGAAACGCCGCAAGGCCGGCTCTGGACCCAGGACCTCTACGGCGCCAAGGACCGCTGGCTCGGGCCCGTGCATGGCTTCGCCGGCAACATCATTCCGTTGCTCCGTGGATGGGACTGGCTGGCACCGGCACAGCAGGCGCAGGTGGCCGAAATCGTGCCGCAGACCCTGGCCGCGAATGCGTGGTCGTCCGAGCTCGGAGCCAATTGGGGCGCGAGAAGCAAGCGCGAGACGCCACCGACCTTGTGCCAGCACTGCCACGGCGCCCCCGGCATGGCGACAACATTGGCCGACGCGCCGTTCGCGACGCCTGAGTTTGACGAGCTTCTGCACGATGCCGGCCGTTTCACCTGGGCCGCCGGACCGCTGACCAAGGGTTCGAACCTGTGCCACGGCACCGGCGGCAACGGCTACGCATTCCTCAAACTTTATCGCCGCACAAACGATCCGGTCTGGCTCGACCGCGCACGCCAGTTCGCCATGACGGCTATTGTCCAGTATCGCGGCGCCAAGATCGTCGTCGGCCGCGGACGCTATTCGCTCTGGACCGGCGACGTCGGCCTGGCGATCTATCTCTGGGACTGCATCACCGCAGAGCCGCGCTTCCCGACCATCGACGTGTTCTGA
- a CDS encoding DUF6665 family protein, whose amino-acid sequence MSRDLRPPVDILHYEIVQEQASALGRMGRTLEQALAQLREFDAAHAVPEIPDAMQPARRKLVMEAGQALWMFVVQREATGLRDSRHIMRTYNVPADVQRCMGLAPATDVAKRRS is encoded by the coding sequence ATGTCCCGTGATCTTCGCCCGCCGGTCGATATCCTCCACTACGAGATCGTCCAGGAACAGGCCTCCGCGCTTGGACGGATGGGCCGCACGCTCGAGCAGGCGCTCGCGCAATTGCGCGAATTCGACGCCGCGCATGCGGTTCCGGAGATCCCGGATGCGATGCAGCCGGCGAGGCGCAAGCTGGTGATGGAAGCCGGCCAGGCGCTCTGGATGTTCGTGGTGCAACGCGAGGCAACCGGCTTGCGCGACAGCCGTCACATCATGCGGACCTACAATGTCCCGGCCGACGTGCAGCGATGCATGGGGCTGGCGCCGGCGACGGACGTCGCAAAACGCAGATCATGA